The genomic interval taaatattataaattaaataagaggTGATTTTTAATTCAGAGTTATgtcatgataaaagaattagggaaattatcattgcactacttttattttgttttatattcatCCAGCCACTATAAAATTCTAACATATACTTTGCACCACCCttctttttacatttgtatcaactaaTCACTTTTacattaacaatattaaataattttaataaaataataattttacccccaaataaattaaaagaccattttattttataaaaaaattttaaaaaatatatataatgataaaaatatccctaaatttaataaaaataaattccaaaattaaaatttttatttttaataaaaattattttaatataaaattataattataaaaataattgtaaaattttgggatttaataaaaatcccctaaattattaaaattttaggatttattcttttaagaaataaattcagttattttaataaaattttacaaaattataatttttaaataaattcatttatttttattaaaaaattttaaaattataatttttaataaaaataattattaaaattttgtaaaatctaaatttagtgAAAATCAGTTGAGCACTTctatttgggatttatttatttattaaatttagagatatttttatgattataatttttaattttaaaaatttttataagataaaatagtcttttaatttatttgggggtaaaattatcattttattaaaattatttaataatattaatacaaaagTGACTagttaatacaaatataaaaagaaaggtGATGCAAagtatatgttaaaattttatagtgaTTGAATgaacataaagaaaaataaaaatggtgtaatgataatttcccaaaGAATTATAACGTCTATTTCAAATTATGTAATACGTCGGGATGAAATCTCAAGAtataatttgagatttttagcAGTACTCTTTAGTCTTTACAAAAGCGAAAAAGCAACAACTTAATTCCCCGTCCGCAAACAGCTAACTTGCTTTCGACTCATTTCTACTATCCAAACATCACTACACTTTCAGTTTCACGATCTGAAAAAGTTCAGGCACAATGATGAAACTCCTCGGAATGCAATTGAGTGATTGACAAATTAAATCTTCTATGAATAAATAACAAGGGCATTTTGCAATTTTCAAAGCATTTTTAATTTCGGAGGAttgcaaattaaaagaaataacaaaaggaaaaaaaaatacttggcTAATGAAAACGCCAATGAACTTGATTAAATGACAGAGAATTCCGTTCCCCCGCATAATTAGCTCTCGAGATATCTAATTCCAGAAAATGCCTCCAACAGAGTGAGAAGCAAGTTTTGAATATCTCCAGTTTTGATTCAAGAAAGCATCTGATATTAATGTTTGCAATGTGTTGGGAAGGTTCCTTTGACAAAATCATGCTCCAACAACAAAGCATCTTCTGCAAGCTAAACTGAAGGACGATCAAAGTCAACAGAAAGTGCCACATCAGAAAATCTTTGAAATCCCTACTTAAAGCTCAGAATGGTATCTTCATTTATCTGCAGTAAACAGGAACCACATTTCAATGGTGAGATTGAAAAGGCTGTTCTTCAACAATCATAACTCCTGGAACTTACAGATTTGGCGATTTCTTTGGCTTTCTCATCATTAAAACCTAAAGTGGCCAGAATCTTGTGACCTGCTGATTCTTTTTCTGACCAAATACCAAGAAGCAAATGATTTGTGGTTATTTCCCCACTCTCACCTGCATTTCAAATACCCATGTCAACAAGATGTACAGGAAGCAGCGGTAGAAAAATTACCATCACATACACTTCCAAGCACAAAGAAGTAATAAGACATCCAAACTGACAGTCTGACACAGttctaaatatttacaaatcaaaaatcAAAGGTTTAGAATGAAATGCCAAGCGCCAAAGAGTTGGAGAGGTGTTGTACACAGTGTACATCAATCAATGTTTGCATATctaattatcaaatattagaaTTGCAAACATCAAGTGTTACCAAATAAGAAAACTATCaataaaaaacatataaagGATTGACATATTTACCATTTCTGATAAAGTGgaattgttaaatattaatgcaagAAAAATATGGAATTTATTGGAATGATTTGACGCAAGGGATCAATCAATGTTGTAGATTCCCAGTCAGATGATTGATTGAACACTCAAAAACATTCATCTCGTAATTTCATAGTTGAAATCTATAATTCTAACCAGGCCAAACACATAGGCAAGCATAAGGCAGggcagagaaaaaaaaaaacatatatgaGTAGGAGAAAATTGGGAGGAGTGTTTCACAGCTTGTGTAGATTGTGCATGCAAGGGTATAACACTAGTCTCAGCACAAGTAGGCTTCAACTGCTATGCATATTAATGTTCACTTGATATTATAATAGTttataataaactattttaaacCATACTTAGGACAAACCTTTTCTCCACTAGCACTTGGAGATTTACTTtcaaaaaactttgaaaagatCAAGATCACACTGAACACtgcaataatattaaacttgcAATCGTAAGATAAGTTTATTGAACACTTAAAAGGATTTAGATGTTAGTTTCATTCATATCAAGCAGAAACTGTCAAATATTTCCCAGAAAGTATTTCTTGAAGAAGTAAGCGATGTAAACAAGGAGCTGAAAGAAAATAGAGCTGAACGAATAGAAAAACCAGGAATTATGATCTATATTGAATACAGGACCATATAGGATCCCCCATAAGTCAGGCAGGCAACCAGATCCAGTGCTCTTTGCCTAGATAGGAACCTCAAttcttatattaaatttattacaggGAGGGCACACATTTAGTGTCTTGCATCAGTCCAGCTCTTGATTTTGCATTCCCTGCTGCTTGGAACAAATTAACTTGACATCACAGCATCACATGGCTGCCCCAGCCACAGATCAAATGTTTTAGCTTATGTAACGCACCAAGTAAAATGGACATTAACCCATTCaactaatttaaattcttttttggttATAACATAATCAAAGAATGTAGCATATGTAAAACCATataggaaaagaaagaaacaataaatCTACAAGTTTGGGATATTAAATGCATAAACTACCTGACTTTAGCTTCTCATTGAAGGCCCAATCAAGAGCCCTTTGAGCTTGTTCAGTCAATGGAGGGCGCTCAGGGCTGAAAAAGAACAGATCAGATTTTCCAAGTAAGTTTAAGGTCTCTTCCCGCACCTTGAAAAGTGTTATTCCATTAGCCCTCAAAAACTTAGCCGTTGTACTCGTTCCTGCAAATGACAATGTAAAGTTACCACCAAGCATTTTGAAAGCAGAAGGTTAAAAACTACGCAAGACCATCCGTTAAATTCACAGAAAATACAACTTCCTAacagaaaatttatttcaagccacttttatcttttccttttaaattacaTGGCATTGCTTTAGCAATAGATCTTTGGGGATTACACAGAAgtaatgattttctttcacCCATTTTTGACAATACTCTGACCAATGATGCCCATGTAtgacaaaattattgatatgcCATTTCAACGATGCTGTATTTGAAGCAGATTTTGACATTAAAGCAAACCAGCTGAGAGACTTTTCTTTAGCAAACACCAAGAAGTactttatcataaaattttcactCCAACTTTAGATCTAAGTTTCCGCATTTccaatataaaaacaaactctAACAAACTTTCCAAAGATGTCAAAATTCTTAATACTCAAAAGAATACAACAATTCAACGGAAACAGCATACCCTCAACCAAAATGCCCATTAGAAACGCTTCAGTCCCAGTGTTAGGATACTTGAGCTTCCTTGCCTCCAGCTCCGCCATAGCAAATGACCTTATCGCCCTCGCCGACCACCTATACAGGACAATTGTTCAATACACATACAACTCGTCAATCATTCAATCACGTGCAATTATGAATTATTCATCAATAATTCAACAAATTAATCAGCTCACTAACTTTGGAATTTTATCGGGAGAGGCCGTCTCCGGTTTTctgaaattaccaaaaaagaaagaaaaattacaaatcaaacTGAACTGTCTCAACTAATCcaactctttaaaaaaaaaaaaaagcaattaaCACTTGCACTGTTGTTGGTAGACTAAACGACACCGTCGCCGTCGCTGAGCTACGATGATATTTTGTAACAAAACGGCTCGAGCTCAACTGCGGTCGAATTAGGAGCTTGTTACCGAACATAGAACTCGACGGAAGAAACGAAGGAGCTGAACTGCGTTTTGCGTCGAAAGACTGAGAGTAACGAAGTAAATTTGCGGGAAATGAGAACGTATTGGCGGCCATGTCCGTCGAAGAGACGATGCTTCGAGTTCAAGGAAGAagatttttagtattttaccGGTGAGTTTTGTTCATTAGGAATGCACGCTTCCGTGGAATGTGGATGTTGAAAgagtttgataaaaatgattttgaacgTTCCGCAGGTAGACGACATGTCGGACATCCCCAGATATGTAAACGACACGTTTGACGTTTAGAGTTTTGGGATCGTGCTTAGTGGGCTAAATCTATTGAACCAGCGAGACTTAAGTAGGTCCAAATATGCCTGTAAGATCAGCCCATCACTAACGTAACGTACCCAGCTCCCCCCACGGCTTCtttgtgttcttttttttttttttttttttttaactttgtaataataataaataaatatgatttttaatttaatataatattatgatcAGAAGATAAGTAATCACATGTAGGTGAAATTATGTTTTgtctctttttaaaaaaattactaagtattacttatcattattaataattttttttgtctactAAATGACATAAAAGTATCAAGAATAATGCTAATTTACGATGTAGCTCTCAATTGAGGTTACTTAGGCGCGAGCTTTATTCAAATTATCGCAcgataaagtgaaaaaaaaaaagataagtaATAACTTAGGACTTTGTTTGCCTCTTGCCTTAGAAAGAGacaataattactaattgatacaaaaaaaatatgtgataATGCcttttatttgtcaattctATTGGgacacaaaatattttatgtaaatgcTATAAACAAAACACCATTGAATCAAAATTGTATGAGTAACAGTACACTTGgaacaagtaaattttaaagaaatttcatGCAAGTGAAACTGTCCATGTACAAAATCTCCCACAGAAAGCATTGTAAGTATTACTGAAACTGTAGTAGACGCTTGCAAATAAGGCAGTACACTCGTCTCGCACAAATCTCTTTTGATGTGAAGGAAAACTCTCATGTCCTCTACgcttttataatttgtaatttgtaattttttttttttgtttttttatatcCTATTTGGCcagaaatttttatatttatatctcATTACATACACCCGGCCAAAGGAGGAGagaaaagttaaataaatcatCTCTCCTTCAGTATTGCTCATTTCTTCTATCTTTCTGACAGTATATTATGTCTCACCGTTTCATTCACACTTTAAAGATAAGTTCTAGCCAACATAAACTCATAAAATAACTCATACACACACACTACTCCATCGAATGTAGTGATTTAAGACTATTttctttggtttcttttttcccttagTTTTAGTGACCTAAGAGAATTTAGAAGCGAGTCGAGTCAGTCGAGTACGAAGTTGATTATTTGGTCCAGTAACTTGAGTGAGTTGAGTGAGTCCAATATGAGATCAAACAGTCTACTGAGTTGAGTATAAGGTCCAAAAAGTCAAGTACGTGTGAGACTAAGAAGTTAAGTGCAAAGTCCAGTGTGAAGTCGAAAAGGTTGAGTACAAAGTTGAGAAACTTAGTACAAAattgagtaataatatatgatttaagaatattttaatattttctcaatatttATAAGTATACGTGCATAAATGTAAGGAGTCAACTAAGTCAAGGTATAGTGAGGTATTTTGGCATGAATGAGGTGTATTTGGAATGGCAAAATCCTCTATGAGTTTGGAGCCTGTTGAGGGGACTTAAAATAAGATTTCTAAATATCCAACTCAAAAAACTAGCTTATTGGGTGAAGTGACTTACCCTTCTTATAAACTCAAGTATTTCTCCTTTACTATCCAATACGGGACACACCTCAATAATTTTCCCCGGATGAAACCATTGTCAGACTCCTGTCCTTTCGTCCGACACACCTTAGTTGTTCCACCACCACAATTTATCTACTAGGGTTTATCTTTAATACTACTTGTTGGGGGGCTAGGTTTAAGATTTATAGGTATCAAACCccaaattagttttttaagtGGAGTGACGTACCTTCTTATAAACGCAAGTATCTCTCATTTACTAGCCAATGTGGGACACCGCTCAACAGAGTCTCATGAGGCCTTACCCTAAATGAggtgaattttgaataatttttggggGAATGTGATAGAgaatatgagaaaaataattccCAAATTCTTAATGGGATGAGATTTAGTTTTATACTTCCACCCTACCCCCACCCCCACCTTGATCCTcattatatatgaatattttttaatttttattttatcaattacaatgttggttaataaatattctttttattttacctaatataaacaagttataattaaaataattaagaatattaataattattattaacttatatgattaaaattaattataaaataaataatttattttaaaaatatttttttatttattttataattaaaaattataattctttaaataaaaataaaactataatttaaaataattcactactaattcaaaatttaaaaaaaaaacatataattaaatttgattcttATTTCACACTTCTGCTCTGATTTTCACTCCACACTTTCAAATTCTCACTTAATATTCAAAAGCAAACCCTACCGGCGTAGGTTGCTTCTGCCGTATTCCGAGTGGCTAAAGCGAATCCAGCCCAATCCAGCTCCATTCCATATTTCCGTGTGACCTTGCCGCGTGGACCCCACACCCGCCGCACTTGAATTTGGAAACCAAATCAAAGCTGCACACTTTTCAGTACGGCGACAAGCCCACGGAAGACGGAACCAGTATGCCGCTAAAGTCCAAACGGTCCCAACCTCAATGAAGTATgttttttcacctttttttatttttttaaataattgatttttttaccGCAAGGTAAAATAAGAGTTTTCAGGCACATTGATTGATTCCTTTTCGATTGGCGTTTTTTGTCTTCTGCTCTTCACACGCCCTCCCATGGCCATACGGTAATATCctgctaataattaaattaatttacccaCGTCACTTTCACGGTTCATAAGTAACTTTAAATGTTGCTTTTTGATTTTGTGCGGGAGAGTGAGACCCCACCCCACTTTTAGGTGGTGTGACGGTGAAGTGCAGACTAAGTACAATTACGTTTTTGTACatgagttttaatttcattaccCTATTTGGCTCCCACTATTTATGtctgataattaattattacgataccatttatttcaattaattttattccatatatgaaatattttaatcacGAACCTACCAATTATTTAAAGCAACTTTTATTACATTCTCccataatatttattcaatgtcaaataataaaaacaaaaatattaatttcttccattttctcagctaatttttaatattttttatttttttattattttacacatAATAATGTTCAATacttctaaaataaatttactttttgaaatataacaCTATTATTTActtcaacaataattaattacagcCTAATTAAGCAACTGTAAAGAATActatattttttacaacacgttataaaaaaattaccaaaataaaaaaaaaaaaagtggatgGAGTCGAGACTCAGACACGCAACCAATTAGAGTGGTTATTAGTTGAGCATTAATTGTCGTGTTTCTAAGACAAGAAAACCGATTACAGACGCATTGTAATAAATCAGGGGCATTCCGGTAATCTCAGACACACTCCTTCTCTCTCCCACACCACACACACTTACTCTGGCCGTCTCTTTCCTTTGTCTCTGAGGATTAAAAGGCCAAATCCTTGTTACAGTCTCCGATAATCGAAAAATCTCGCCTGTGTAAATCCTAAATATAtcgaaaata from Citrus sinensis cultivar Valencia sweet orange chromosome 9, DVS_A1.0, whole genome shotgun sequence carries:
- the LOC102623890 gene encoding ATP-dependent Clp protease ATP-binding subunit CLPT1, chloroplastic, which encodes MAANTFSFPANLLRYSQSFDAKRSSAPSFLPSSSMFGNKLLIRPQLSSSRFVTKYHRSSATATVSFSLPTTVKPETASPDKIPKWSARAIRSFAMAELEARKLKYPNTGTEAFLMGILVEGTSTTAKFLRANGITLFKVREETLNLLGKSDLFFFSPERPPLTEQAQRALDWAFNEKLKSGESGEITTNHLLLGIWSEKESAGHKILATLGFNDEKAKEIAKSINEDTILSFK